Within the Ostrinia nubilalis chromosome 12, ilOstNubi1.1, whole genome shotgun sequence genome, the region TGCGTTTGCGGCGGCACGCTCGCTGTCGAACTCAATTGCAACATCGACGGTGAGTGCACTCCGATGTTCGTTTCAAACTGTCTTTTACAGCCGACAGAAAAAGGACAGAATAGTTTTTGTTTAGTTACTTTTTATTGGATTAAAATGTTTCGCCAACAAATAAAATCCGTGGTAGTGAATCCTACGAAAAAGAGTTATTTATGTTTCTTAAACTAACAACGACGCTGAAAACTTGATTCAAATCCATTGAACCTCGATCGATCCAAGCTTCGCTTCATAATACAGACTAAGAGGCAGACTTGATTTTTTACAACCAATTTAAAcagttttcaaaaattaatatacctatttatttcaaTCCAAAAGTAACATTATGTTCATTTCAAGTTACACTAACGACCATTGTTTGTTTCAGGACGAATTTTCAAGATAAATCTACTACCAAACACATACATAAACATAAAATGCGAGAACACCACAAGTCTCGACTATAGTAGACTACCAAAATGTGCCAATgtttcaaatttatttaaatcagtcagCTTCAAAGACTGCCCTATACCATTATCATCTTTCAAAGATGTCCTCACAACCATGGGAGTATCTAAAACTATGGCATTGATTTTTCAAAACGCCAAGAACTTGTCTGGCTACTTTGATAGAAAACACTTTGCTGGACTTCAAGATTTAACCAAACTACTTCTGTCAATAAATGGCGTAACACACTTACCAGACAACTTATTCGCGGACATAAATAAGTTGACTTGGCTTAACATAAGATCAAACAGTATCAATCTCACAGAACAACTGTTCAAGCCACTAGAAAGATTAGAGACTTTAGAGATTAGTCACAATCACATGACCAATATATCTTCGAACTTATTTTCCCATTTATCATTCTTAAGAAAGCTTTCGTTGTGGCAGAGCAACGTTACCTGGTTCTCCAAAGACTTTTTCACGGGAGTCAACGTGCTCGAAGAATTAGATTTAAGCTCTAATGGACTTAACGAACTTCCTGGGTCGATATTCAAACCGCTCAGGAAATTAAAGAAATTAACATTATTCTCAAATAAGTTCTCGTCGCTGCCACAGAGTTTGTTTAAGACTAACGATGAGTTGGAAACAGTCGTTATCCTTAACAACGATGTCAAATTACAAGAACTCCCGAAGTATCTGTTCGGGAACCTGCCGAACTTGAAGTTGATTTATATTCAAAGGTGTGGACTCGAAAGGGTTCCGTACGACGTTTTCGCTGACTCGCCTTCAGTAACGAACATATCACTAGCGTACAATGATATCAAGTCCCTGCCAGAATCAGTATTCAATGACCAAATTAACTTGCTGGAATTGGATTTGAGCCACAATAAATTGGTTAAATTGGAATCGAAACTGTTTTCTTCGTTGGTTAGATTGGAAAAGCTTGATTTGCGACACAATTCGTTGGTTGAAATAAGCGGGTAAGGAAAACAACATTTTTTATCTGACGAAACTGCTTTCAACTGAGATTCTGTATTAAtaaggagaaaaaaaaaagaaacttaaatgATTACACGGCTCAAAAGTAGTTTCGCCTAGATAGTTTTTAATGTAACATACACTATACGTTGCAAATACAATATGCTAATGTTATCCAAAACTTTCAGCACGACGTTTTCCTCGTTGCTCAGCCTTATCTACCTAAACATGGAGAACAACAGTTTGAAAGTAATATCTTCGTATTTGTTCAGCAACAATAAACAGAAGATGTCTATCTCGTTGGCGTACAATAAACTCGATTTTGAACACAAAGAATTGATAAACAATTCGTGGGTCGTGAATAAGGCGTCCCCTTTTGCGCATACTTACAATTTGAGATTGCTAAACTTGAGTCATAACGAGTTCAGAACGGTCTTCGACGATTGGTGGATAAACGGACATGATCATTTGGATATCAGTTATAATTATATCAAGAATCTATGGGTAAGGCTCAATTTAATAAGGAATATTGACTGTCATTTACAAAATTAATGTCGATTCCGACTTCGTTGTAAGAAACTAATGATTTTTGACATCACTATTATTCCTGAATAAGTTGTTTATATGACATTTTCTATATTTTGTGCGTGAAGTCTAACAGTAATATTATATTACAGGATGGAGATCACCCACTGGATGAAGTAGCAGATTCAAAACGAAGCTACCAAGACTTCTTTAAAAAGCCACTTAAAGAAGTTTGGATTTCCCACAATCCATTGAGTTGTGAATGCCAGAACTTTTACTTTCTCGACTTCTTAGATGAACATACCAAGACAAAGGtaactaatttcttttatcCCTTTTGAAGCTGCTATCTGGCAGCATTAAATACCTCTTTACTGTGATCGTGACGTACAGttctttgaaaatatttaattgtttcagGTTATCGACATTCACTACTTCAAGTGCCACATTTGGTCTAGAGAAACGTGCTACACACGTTTTACCATATTCATTTCAATCATAACAGTAATAGTGTCATTGTATATTATAGTGTTAATACTCTTCATAACGTATAGGAAACAAGTTAACTCGTTGATAAAGAAAAAACTCTCTGAAAGAAAACACAAAAAGAATACAGCAGTTACCAGTGGAAGGCGGAGGGAAATTGTCGTTAGATTTTGCGAGAGCGACGAAGAATTCGTCCTGAAAGAGATTTTACCCGAACTAAAAGGCCATAAGGGAGTAGAAGTACAGATAAATCCGATCAACAATCCTAAGAACAACCAATTTATGGACAGTTTGAAGATGTGTGTCAAGGAACACAAACACACAACACTCGTCGTGTTTTCCCCGAACTACTTAACGTCAACTTACAGTCACGTGGATATAAAGAAAATTCACGGTGAAATGTTAAAGGCGGAAAATACAGTTTACGTTTTCGCCGACGTTGGCCCCGAAAACTCGATATACGCGTTCCTGAAGGAGCAAAGAGATGAGCGGACTTCGGTTGTGTGGAGCGAGGCAGATTTTTGGAAAAAGTTCTTGGGCGTGGTGTCTGGTGACATGAAAAAAGACGAGTTACGAATGAAGTCCAAGTACGCGAAAGCCAAAGCTAAATTGCCGTCGAACATTTCGTTCTCGAGACTGCCCGACTGGTCGAGCCTCAACAACGTAAACACGTTCACCCACAGTCACGTGTAGGCTCTCTGTAATTTAGCGAGGTAAAGACTGACTTCTCCGGTATAGACGAGGCCCATATTATCAGTTCCAATATCAATCGGTATCTTTGTAATTAATGGACAGTTTTTGTATTCATAACAATATTGTGTTATTAGGTAGACGAAACAAAACTATTACGATAAGTGTTCGGTAAAAATACTTATTGTGAAATTTTTACGAAATATTTTGACGATGTAAAAATTTAGTGTGtaaggtatattttattatttgtaaactGTAACTTGTAGGTTAATATTAAGTTTCTTGTTTCGTGGATATCTTACGTTGATGCGGACTTCAAAGAAGTATATGTTAACATCTGTCATTGCGAATGTAATAGTTAATGTAATCAAGTTTTGGTTAATAAGTGTACATAcgagtattaaaataaaacacaaacatTTAAGTTTCATGGAAACTGTATGTTGTTAAGAGTTGTAAACTGcagcttataaaataaaacgtaTACTTTACCAGctctataattatttaaattaatttacaacttTCAAACACATTACCGTAGCTTAGACATAGTAAAACTTCTTCCAATCTTAGAAAAATATGCTTCTGGTGGtagataacataattaattatgcatCTGATTTTAAAACtcttgggttcgattccctTGTAATTtccctttaataattttaattcttaTCAGCCATAATGTCAGTTAATTCATTACACTAGCAAAACCAGAACAAACCCTTCAACACTATAGACTCAGAGTTAAAATTACTCACTCAGTATAAATACCACAAAGTCGAAAAGGTAAGTCAATAGAAGCTAAAAATTACTAAAGCAAAAAAAACACGATTTTACAATGCTCTATACATAGTCAATCAAACAACAAaatagaaattttgacttttacgACTTATTTGAATGCtgcaagtaagtaggtattatcttTCATATCGCAACCAACAAGGAACATCAAACGAACAAAGTGAGCAAGAAAAGCTCTGTGAAAGCTCAATACTTCAAACATTTTATGAATTCAATATCTAATACCAAAGttgtttattatattttcttttGCACTATCTTGATAGTCTCTTGACAATAAAACTTGAGAACTTCTTTTGAACTCATAAATTCAATAAGGATACTACTCGCAGTTTAAAGATCTTACCGGTAAAGTTTATTTAAATGCACATCTTTTGGTCAAGTCTTTTTATCGATTGAAAGAATTAATAATTTTCCTtctcattaatattattaaaaaaaaaactgatacaATGAAACATTTAAACCATAAACTTCTGTGCAAAGCACTTGTTTTGATGAAACAACGCTTACGCACAATAGAATAATTAAAgataaatgttatattttatcgAGAAAAAAAACCATATATTTGATCAAAAGCAACGCATCCCACTTTTGTCTAACTTAGTGATGTGAAAAAGCAAATTACCTACACTCAGTCATTTTCCAAAACAGACTGATCATTTCCCaaattccaaatttttttttgtttattcaatgTTTTCTAAAGCCTTTCAGAGGCCATCAATAAGGGTAAAAAGAGGAATAATTCATTGTTGTCGCTAAACACGAAAATATGAGCCACTCGAAACAAAACAAAGCGCAGTCAGAGTACTTTTGTTCCATTGTTGAATGCGCCCTTTCCTGTATGCGGTGAGCGAAACCTTTATAATATGAGCACTATGAGCAGGGGTGAGGGGAAAACCCTGTCTCGTGTCGCATCCCCAGGGTTGCCATGTGAATAATAATGTGCAGACGCAAATAACAAGTTTTTATTGAGAGGGACAGGGTATATTGTCTTTGAGCTcgaattaaattttcatttggtCATCCGTTACTTTTTTTCAGGCCTCGTGAACAGGCATCATTATTTCAGTCTACTGATTTCGTTCACAAACGAAGGCTTCTGCTATCGACCCATGTATCATGTTTCATAGTGAATATGGTATGCAGTCGTGGTCTCCACTTGACTGACTACGGAGAGAATATTTTAAGCTATAAGTAAGTATTGAATACCTTCATAATAGACTAACATAAATTgacaaaaaaagtaaatgtaaaattttcatcagattttacataaataaataaaattattggtaCGGAAAAAACACATAAATACATGAGATTTTATTAATGGATGTTCCCAAAACTATCTTTCATATAAAATCTCGTTGACAATCTTTTCATCAACATATCGAGTGGCCACAAAACTctctacattaaattaaaataaactcatattttaataatgattaacgCTACCCATTGATGTGTTTTAATGAATCCGTGATCAGCTTTGTTGATTTATGAAACAAAATGGCGAGACGCCGGCCATTTAATAACCGCTATTTAATTTTGTCCAGAAGTTGATTTATTCCGGTTATTTAATCAACAAAATTAAACATTACGGaattagagccaaagcacacgatacgttgcggcgccgcactaCAAACATTTCGTAGCCGCACTGATCATGTGCCCGCTACAGATATTTCTGTGTAAGACGaccgcagcgacaccgctccggtgGCGCACcgtcgccgcaacgcatcgtgtgcctTGGCTCTTATGGTCAGGCTTATAATTATTTAGTCGTGCCACACGCGATGTATGAACTACGGCACATCAAGTTAAGCTCAGTGCCATCTTTTGTAACTGTAATAAGttctattttccaacaaaaacaCAGGTGTGATGTCGACGGTACCCGATAGAAGACTAAGAGCCATTCAAGGTAGGTACATGTTATCATTATTATGAATAATGAGTATTATTATGATAACGGTGTATAAGGGTAACAAAGTCAAAAACGTAGCTtacttttagtttttatttaaagtttatttaatttattcactTTATTTTTCCAGTACATCGATtcatagaattaaaaaaaaaaaagacaagaTTCTTAAACATTTTTTGAATATTGGATATCACTTCAAGTGCTACGATTTCTGAGAAAATCTTCAATCACTTACGTTAAGGCGATCATTTTCTGCAAAAGTTGAAATCAATCGGCAAAATTGTTTAGCGAccatttctttttatttgtaaaaaagtggtgaacacaaaaaaatataactttttaaaatactttttaaaattaaaaaatatccaacGCTGTGGTAAAAAGTACATTTCGATTTATTTATAGCACCCACATAAAACAAACCAAACAAAACTGCCTTGTAATGTTAAAATCTCACTCGGGTAAAACAAGTTCTACGAAATCCAAATATGAGAGATAAAATATTGGTTTCATATTGCTGGCCTCATGCCCATTCGACTGtattaaacgaataatataaaaGACACATCATGCAAGTTCGCGAATCTGCTTAGAAAATGTGTTGTCAGCATATTTTCTTTGAGTGTGGAACAACCTTAAAGAATTGTACtttcttcacaaattaaaccaGTGTTAGACCGTACTACAGTGACAGTTATAACAGCAAGTTATGATACAAGCCTGCTATAagagtaataaataaatgcttGAAATATCATCACGTAAGTAGTTCCAAAAAGTTGCATCTAATCATTTTGTTTCTCTTAAGATGTTCATTTCGTTGTACCTACTCATAATAATTAACACAACTAACCAGTCTTGCAGTGTGTGGCAGCTAACTACCTATTAAAGGTGGAAACATCTCATTCACACAAAACACAGATGGGTCGCAATGTTTTGATGTGTCTCTAATTATACATACATCGATGTAAACTCTAGCAttgtagttataaatattttatgattttccCAATTTCCATTAAACGAAAGTAAAAAGTGGAACAAACGCTGGAAAATCATTCGCTGCACGTTGCCAACTCGGGTCCCGCAGGTATAATATATCGGAATGTGAGAAATAAGCTCCATGCTGcattttgaatttcaaaagtgGAATGTAAGCTCATAGTGATACGGTTACATTTCAATCAACATCAACAGTTTGTTTGACACAACTTAATTACCCGCCTTGACAAGCATTCATAAGAGGCCTAATTAGATCCAAAGTGAAAGAAAACCACCGTCATTAGGAGTATACAAACACAAGTATTTATGTTGACAATCTCTCCGAATTTCGTCCTTTACAACATTTCGATGCAGTAATTAGCAACGTTTTTCCTGTAACCATGCTCGATGCGGGTTGCCAGGTAACGAAATAAAACTCCCTCGAAATATTGTTCAATGTACTTCCAATTCTTTTAATTATTGTCCAGGATTTCCTGCCATTGTTTCTGAGTATAATTGGCTTCGTAAATAACCTACAGTTTGATATCATTGCACTAGGATGGAATTTATGTGTATGTCGCTGCAAGTAATTTGTAACGTTTTTCCTGTAACTCGATGCCGGGTTGCCAGGTAACGAAACAAAACTCTCTCGAAATATTGTTAACTATAGGTAGGTGCTTCCAATTTCTTCAATGATTGTTCCGTCTCTACCATTGTTTCCGGGTATAATATAGTTATCTTCGTAAATAACCTACAGTTTGATAATTGCACTAGGATGGAATATACATTTCGGTGCAACTAATTTGTAACGTTTTTCCTGTAACTCGATGCGGGTTGCCAGTTAACGAAATAAAACTCTCTCgaaatattgttaaaataagGTAGGTTCTTTCAATTCCTTCAATTATTGTTCTGTCCCTGCCATTGTTTCTGAGTATAATTGTCTTCGTAAATAACCTACAGTTTGATATCATTGCACTGGGATGGAATTCAGGGCACGTTGCCGGCTCGTTGTCGCTTATCCCGCGAGGCGCGCGGAATGAGATTCGATCGTGCCTGTGTATAGAAATGTACAAGAGGAATACAACTTTCGGATGTCGGCGATAACAGGCGTGCACAATACCCGCGTGACAACTAAATGGAATCAGGTACTCGAAGTAGCTGGTGTGTAGGTACAGTGCAAAAGAATAAAATTGTATCTTTTGTTTGCCCGACCTTGTCGAAGTAATGGATTTTTCATAATATCGAAAAATCTTTCACGCGCAGCACTTGTTGTTTAATGTAGTTTTTGTAGATAATGACTCTGAAATCTCACTAATTATTAACAAGAAACCCATGAGGtttcattaaataaacattCAATTCAATCAATCAGGACAAGTGATTTATTATCTAGACAGGGTgggatttataaataaatgaagttCATTCAGTATTTTTCCGCTATTACATTATCGATCgcactaaaattatttttcattattttatgtaggttgGAATAATATTACTAGCGACATACCTTGTTAATGATATGTGTCAGTTAGGTAAACCAATGGAAGAACCTCCGAAGCTTGAACACATCTTTCATAGGTGAAGATCATGTTAATTCAGTCTGCAACGTAACttactaaattaaaataacattgagCATCAAATCCTAGACCAAAAAGTACATATTTGAAACTATCCATACCTACTTGGTCCATACTAAAAAATCGTCAAATAACGTGGTAACCAAAGTTAGGAATCAAAACCTGGATATACAAGGTTCATAATCACTGTACCAAAGAAAAAATCGGAAAGGACACTGGCCATATTCCGAGTTATGCAATTACACTACAATGTCATCGTCAGCGTGTTTTCTGTAAATTGTGCACAATTTCCTATAATTATAGTGCATTCACGACACGCTGGCACGCGCCGGGCGCCGCGGAGCGCGGAATGGAGTTCGATCGCATTAAATTTGAACTGTGCGATTTCCACTTGCTACTGTCTCGATAATATGAATTTAAGGAGtaagtatttttgtaattttaacaatatatacataggctgagttgcaccaacttactttaaccgttacTTTTtctgtggagtttgacagatttttgacgtttgttaaagtcaaaataagatggtgcatctCAGCCATTATACTCTTATATTAAAGGTGaacatacattttataaataatacttaGCACACATATTGAGAGACAAGAAAAagctattataaaaataaatataaaaaaatatgtactttcTTACTTAATTAAGAATGGTAAAATGGCCATCCCACTCAGCATAATGTCGAGGAAGCTAAAGAGCGTCTCAACGCTGCTCTGACGTCATTCATATAAAATTAGCTGGCATCTATTTTAATATGGttgctaatttatttttcttgttgAAAAGAAGAGAAAAACATTAGCATTGATTTACTTCTTCTTTCTTTCGTCGAAAATTAAAGAAATTCTTGGTTCGTACTTTATTATCATCATTGCATCTACAGGACGTCAACTGCTAAACATActttcccaatgatttccagattggctgTTTTGAAGCGATCTGCATCCAGGTTCCTGCAAACTTTATCAGGTCATCTGTCCACATGGTGAATGCACCTGCCGGTACGTGGACTCCTTTCCATTTCTTCCTGTTTGCttactgaaaacaaaaaaatataagtttacaCAGTTGTcatctttgttttgtttttaaaactgagatgcaccaccttattttaaccgtaacaatgacaataaccggtgctttttgtatggagttggacagatttttgacgtttgtaacaGTACTATGGTGCAACTCGTACATAAGAAGACAATACATAGGAGCATGCAGATGCACGAGTACTTTTACCCCAAATTTTTGCATCAACCTATACCAATGCATCAATGATGCACACTAATAAATTAGTCGCGTCATCATGGTCCACAAACCACTAAAACGGCAATTTTGCGAGGGCCAAGCGTGCCTCAATTAGGTAAAGGTTGTCGTCGGTAGGTATGCGGCGATCAGGGGTCGCTTCATGTAATATTCATGGGTGATACGGACCGTGGACACCCCTTCGATATATTTACCGCTCGCCACGTCAGCGCGGTGACAAGGAAATTATGACCGAGTTCATACTGTAACTAAGGCACATAGTTGCAGTTGTTTTGTGCTACTGAAAAAAGTATAGTGAAGGTTAATGCAATGACTAGCCATTACGGTAGATACATTGAGTTGATTACACGGCACGCAATTTGTCAAATTCGCGTAATTTGTCCTAAATGACCAATTGTTTAGAAATGTATGTCAAATTGCTTTTTAC harbors:
- the LOC135076502 gene encoding protein toll-like, which produces MGRQFVYVLASALALQIIGASTLMCPSDPNCVCGGTLAVELNCNIDGRIFKINLLPNTYINIKCENTTSLDYSRLPKCANVSNLFKSVSFKDCPIPLSSFKDVLTTMGVSKTMALIFQNAKNLSGYFDRKHFAGLQDLTKLLLSINGVTHLPDNLFADINKLTWLNIRSNSINLTEQLFKPLERLETLEISHNHMTNISSNLFSHLSFLRKLSLWQSNVTWFSKDFFTGVNVLEELDLSSNGLNELPGSIFKPLRKLKKLTLFSNKFSSLPQSLFKTNDELETVVILNNDVKLQELPKYLFGNLPNLKLIYIQRCGLERVPYDVFADSPSVTNISLAYNDIKSLPESVFNDQINLLELDLSHNKLVKLESKLFSSLVRLEKLDLRHNSLVEISGTTFSSLLSLIYLNMENNSLKVISSYLFSNNKQKMSISLAYNKLDFEHKELINNSWVVNKASPFAHTYNLRLLNLSHNEFRTVFDDWWINGHDHLDISYNYIKNLWDGDHPLDEVADSKRSYQDFFKKPLKEVWISHNPLSCECQNFYFLDFLDEHTKTKVIDIHYFKCHIWSRETCYTRFTIFISIITVIVSLYIIVLILFITYRKQVNSLIKKKLSERKHKKNTAVTSGRRREIVVRFCESDEEFVLKEILPELKGHKGVEVQINPINNPKNNQFMDSLKMCVKEHKHTTLVVFSPNYLTSTYSHVDIKKIHGEMLKAENTVYVFADVGPENSIYAFLKEQRDERTSVVWSEADFWKKFLGVVSGDMKKDELRMKSKYAKAKAKLPSNISFSRLPDWSSLNNVNTFTHSHV